The proteins below are encoded in one region of Parvicella tangerina:
- a CDS encoding mucoidy inhibitor MuiA family protein produces the protein MKKQIILLGLMITASFPTLANTISSRISSVTVYLNGAQVYRKAKTSLSKGTNEIIIDDVSPYLNTKSIQASTSGSPLILNVKHHIEYNDPVSVSEPLPEKIQSKIDLLEDSLFYQNLQLQKIRNQISNLDQEKRIITNNKTIRGEGKSDSLAIFMQAVEFYHEKLNVIENQLLELQITEHGLTQKVSSTNRELSELRNYSAHQKVQPQVKPQVHQIILTVHSDYDTEAEFFVNYLVNRAGWIPSYDLRATGAEDPVNLTYKASIYQKTGEDWDNVKLTLSTFNQSCSFTVPTLAMWEIQNKTELKYNQNQRNMLGYESTDTTMVIQQQSFYSNTLIPTNNATAAFTEFNGAIASNGFTIGTQQDQFILPKSLAGSMDKTLSNVEFTIKNRYSIKADGKETMMVVSNVDMKSHFNYISVPKLDTDAFLLANLTDWRKYNLLPAKANIYFNNSFVGETDIQPSQMSDTLALAVGRERGFEITRKKIEDEAQEKTISSNIKREITIELAVKNTTGETAEIELKDQIPVSKTDDIKVKQLNLNGARLNEKTGILSWKLELAPNEGKIIEFSYEIVHDKDIEVI, from the coding sequence CATTATTGACGATGTTTCTCCCTACTTGAACACCAAAAGCATTCAGGCTAGTACGTCTGGGTCTCCATTGATCCTCAATGTTAAGCACCACATAGAATACAACGACCCGGTATCTGTATCAGAACCATTACCTGAGAAAATCCAGAGCAAGATTGACTTACTGGAGGATTCACTATTCTATCAAAATCTTCAGCTGCAAAAAATCAGAAATCAAATTTCCAATCTCGATCAGGAAAAAAGAATCATTACCAATAACAAGACTATTCGAGGTGAGGGAAAATCTGATTCTTTAGCCATATTTATGCAGGCCGTGGAATTCTACCATGAGAAGCTCAACGTCATTGAAAATCAGTTGTTGGAGCTCCAAATCACCGAACATGGATTAACACAGAAAGTGAGTAGTACCAACCGAGAATTAAGTGAATTGAGAAATTACAGTGCTCATCAAAAAGTTCAACCCCAAGTAAAGCCTCAAGTTCATCAGATCATACTTACTGTACACAGTGATTACGATACAGAAGCCGAATTCTTTGTAAACTATTTAGTCAACCGAGCGGGTTGGATCCCATCATACGACCTTAGAGCAACAGGAGCCGAAGACCCAGTAAACTTAACCTACAAAGCTAGTATCTACCAGAAAACAGGAGAAGATTGGGACAATGTTAAACTAACGCTTTCCACTTTTAATCAGTCATGCAGCTTTACAGTACCCACATTGGCTATGTGGGAGATTCAAAACAAAACAGAACTAAAATACAACCAAAATCAACGCAACATGCTAGGCTATGAATCTACTGACACAACTATGGTGATTCAACAGCAGAGCTTTTACTCCAACACACTCATTCCTACCAATAATGCAACTGCTGCTTTCACCGAGTTTAATGGCGCTATTGCTTCAAATGGATTCACTATTGGAACCCAGCAAGATCAGTTTATCCTACCTAAAAGCTTGGCTGGAAGTATGGATAAAACTCTTTCAAATGTAGAGTTCACTATCAAGAATAGGTACTCTATCAAAGCAGATGGAAAAGAGACCATGATGGTGGTTAGTAACGTGGATATGAAATCACACTTTAACTATATCTCGGTTCCAAAACTAGATACGGATGCCTTCTTGTTAGCCAACTTGACCGATTGGCGGAAATATAATCTTCTTCCTGCAAAAGCGAACATTTACTTTAACAACTCTTTTGTTGGAGAAACCGATATACAACCGTCTCAAATGAGTGACACCTTAGCTTTGGCTGTTGGACGAGAAAGAGGTTTTGAAATCACACGTAAAAAGATAGAAGACGAAGCTCAAGAAAAAACGATTAGCTCAAATATAAAGCGCGAAATCACGATCGAATTGGCGGTGAAAAACACCACAGGAGAAACTGCTGAGATCGAGTTGAAAGATCAAATCCCAGTCTCAAAAACAGACGATATCAAAGTGAAGCAACTCAACCTGAATGGTGCTCGCTTGAACGAAAAAACTGGGATTCTATCCTGGAAACTCGAACTTGCTCCAAATGAAGGTAAAATTATCGAATTCAGCTACGAGATTGTTCACGACAAGGATATTGAAGTGATATAG
- the trmB gene encoding tRNA (guanosine(46)-N7)-methyltransferase TrmB — MGKDKLKRFAEMEDFSNVLQPEMEDIKGGHEWKGKWSQEFFGNDKPIILELGCGKGEYTVGLARRYKDYNFIGVDIKGARIWRGAKTCLEEGIDNAGFIRTKVDFIDQYFGENEVAEIWLTFSDPQPKRPRKRLTSPLFMARYKQFLRPDGVINVKTDSDLLFEYTLEQIEEHNYKNHMHSWDVYGELLPQTPEEDEIHYKMGIRTFYESKWLAQDIKTKYVRFSID; from the coding sequence ATGGGAAAAGACAAGCTAAAGCGATTTGCCGAAATGGAGGATTTCTCCAATGTGTTGCAACCCGAGATGGAGGACATCAAAGGCGGACATGAGTGGAAAGGAAAGTGGAGTCAGGAGTTCTTCGGAAACGATAAGCCGATCATTTTAGAATTAGGCTGTGGAAAAGGAGAGTATACAGTTGGTTTAGCAAGAAGGTACAAAGACTACAACTTCATTGGTGTGGATATCAAAGGAGCTCGTATTTGGAGAGGTGCAAAGACTTGTTTGGAAGAAGGAATTGATAATGCAGGTTTTATCAGAACCAAAGTGGATTTCATCGATCAGTACTTTGGAGAGAATGAAGTTGCAGAGATTTGGTTAACTTTTTCCGACCCTCAACCTAAACGTCCAAGAAAACGATTGACCTCACCCTTGTTTATGGCGCGTTACAAGCAGTTTTTAAGACCAGATGGTGTGATCAATGTGAAGACAGATAGTGATTTACTATTTGAATATACCCTAGAGCAAATCGAAGAGCACAACTACAAGAATCACATGCACTCCTGGGATGTATATGGAGAATTACTGCCTCAGACTCCAGAAGAAGATGAGATCCATTACAAAATGGGAATTCGAACCTTCTATGAAAGTAAATGGCTGGCTCAAGATATTAAGACGAAGTACGTTAGGTTTTCGATTGATTAA
- a CDS encoding mechanosensitive ion channel family protein has protein sequence MKHFFRDLFLDMGLGDKWSAYLDVTVFTILLFGLCWAVHWVIRKIIIFVFHKLADRTKTKFDDFLVNHRVPLRLAFIPPLLIAFDAVTFIYQGFPKGEKVVTKVLMLASVYLTLTIIRRTFNTVEDYLKTKPRFKDKPIDSFTQVFMIFAWALGIFSMLAIITEINFWHFFTTLGAASAIVLLVFKDTILGFVASIQVAANDMVRIGDWITFKSYGADGDVMEISLASVKVRNWDNTITTIPTYALISDSFQNWRGMIESGGRRIKRVIWLKQKSVKFLKDEDVERLKEIQLITDYLIKRSADIQTDNEKRGVDKSNLINGRNLTNLGVFRKYALEYLRGNPALNHEMITMVRYLEPTPQGLPLEIYCWSKDKVWENYEYIMSDIFDHLMAATAQFDLELFEFSSDAVRIEK, from the coding sequence ATGAAACACTTTTTTAGGGATCTGTTTTTAGATATGGGACTAGGAGATAAATGGTCTGCCTATCTTGATGTTACGGTTTTTACCATTTTGCTGTTTGGTTTGTGTTGGGCAGTTCATTGGGTAATCCGTAAAATAATCATATTCGTGTTTCATAAACTTGCGGATAGAACTAAAACAAAGTTTGATGACTTCTTGGTCAACCATAGAGTTCCCTTAAGATTAGCATTTATACCACCATTGTTGATCGCTTTTGATGCAGTTACTTTTATTTATCAAGGATTTCCCAAAGGAGAAAAGGTAGTAACGAAGGTTTTGATGCTGGCAAGTGTTTACCTCACACTTACCATTATCAGAAGAACTTTTAATACAGTTGAAGACTATTTAAAAACGAAACCTCGTTTTAAAGATAAACCGATTGATAGCTTTACTCAAGTCTTTATGATCTTTGCTTGGGCGCTGGGGATATTCTCCATGTTGGCGATCATTACGGAGATCAACTTTTGGCATTTCTTTACGACTTTAGGAGCCGCTTCAGCTATTGTGTTGTTGGTTTTCAAGGATACCATTTTAGGGTTTGTGGCTAGTATTCAGGTCGCAGCAAATGACATGGTTAGAATAGGAGATTGGATTACCTTTAAATCTTATGGCGCAGATGGTGATGTTATGGAGATCAGCTTAGCATCAGTTAAGGTGAGGAACTGGGATAACACCATCACAACAATCCCCACTTATGCGTTGATCTCAGACTCTTTTCAGAATTGGAGAGGGATGATTGAATCAGGAGGTAGAAGGATTAAACGGGTGATCTGGTTGAAGCAGAAGAGTGTGAAGTTCTTAAAAGATGAGGATGTGGAGCGATTAAAAGAAATTCAACTAATTACGGATTATTTGATTAAAAGAAGTGCTGATATCCAGACGGATAATGAAAAGAGAGGTGTTGACAAATCTAACCTTATCAATGGAAGAAATCTAACCAATCTTGGAGTTTTCAGAAAGTATGCGTTAGAATATTTAAGGGGTAATCCTGCATTAAATCACGAAATGATCACTATGGTGCGGTACTTAGAACCGACTCCACAAGGACTGCCATTAGAAATCTATTGTTGGAGTAAGGACAAGGTGTGGGAAAACTACGAATATATCATGTCGGATATCTTTGATCATCTCATGGCAGCAACGGCACAATTTGATCTGGAGCTTTTTGAGTTTAGTTCGGATGCTGTAAGAATCGAGAAGTAG
- a CDS encoding aminoacyl-histidine dipeptidase, translating to MSVRSLSPEVIWNHFEDLNAVPRPSKKEERVIAFMKEFGKKLELETYEDPAGNVIIKKPATPGMEDRQTVILQGHLDMVHQKNAETDFDFDTQGIQSYIDGEWVKAKGTTLGADNGMGVAAAMSILSSKDIPHPAIEALFTIDEETGMTGAFELEQGILEGTILLNLDTEDDDEFSIGCAGGIDTNTSYHYTPESPKGTFAYNITVKGLKGGHSGMDIHLERGNANKIMNRLIAEGQDYGVQIAEINGGSLRNAIPRESFATVVVNSEDFAEAVDLASEEIKDEFAISDGGLKIEITKCDIPAEVMSIDETNKLIQAIFAVHNGVYRMSMAIEGLVETSSSLARVIVKDGSFKTLSLQRSSVESSKMDVAHTVGSAFALMGCEVEHTGSYPGWAPNPDSTILKTMEPIYKKMFNEDPDIKACHAGLECGILNERYPGLDMISFGPTIRNPHSPDEMVNIKSVEKFWNFLLEVLKETPKR from the coding sequence ATGTCGGTAAGAAGTTTGTCTCCTGAAGTAATTTGGAATCATTTTGAAGACTTGAATGCAGTTCCTCGACCATCAAAAAAAGAAGAACGTGTGATTGCGTTTATGAAAGAATTTGGAAAAAAATTGGAGCTGGAAACTTACGAAGATCCCGCAGGTAATGTGATCATCAAAAAACCTGCAACTCCAGGAATGGAAGATAGACAAACGGTTATTTTACAAGGTCACTTAGACATGGTTCATCAGAAGAATGCGGAAACCGACTTTGATTTTGACACGCAGGGCATCCAGAGCTACATCGATGGAGAATGGGTTAAAGCAAAAGGAACTACATTGGGCGCAGATAATGGAATGGGAGTAGCAGCTGCGATGTCTATCCTTTCATCAAAGGATATTCCTCACCCAGCTATTGAAGCTTTGTTCACCATTGATGAGGAAACTGGAATGACAGGTGCGTTTGAATTAGAACAAGGAATTCTAGAAGGTACAATCTTACTAAACTTAGACACTGAGGATGATGATGAATTCTCGATAGGTTGTGCGGGGGGAATTGACACGAATACTTCTTACCACTACACCCCAGAATCACCAAAAGGAACTTTCGCATACAACATCACAGTAAAAGGTCTGAAAGGTGGACACTCAGGTATGGACATCCATCTCGAGAGAGGAAATGCGAACAAAATCATGAACCGATTAATTGCAGAGGGGCAGGATTACGGGGTTCAAATCGCTGAGATCAACGGAGGAAGTTTAAGAAATGCTATTCCTAGAGAGTCTTTCGCGACTGTAGTCGTAAACAGCGAAGACTTCGCTGAAGCAGTTGACCTTGCAAGTGAAGAGATCAAGGACGAGTTTGCCATATCAGACGGTGGATTGAAGATTGAGATTACAAAGTGTGACATTCCTGCTGAAGTAATGAGCATTGATGAAACTAACAAACTTATTCAGGCAATATTTGCCGTTCACAATGGCGTTTACAGAATGAGTATGGCGATTGAAGGTTTAGTAGAAACCTCCTCATCTCTGGCTCGTGTTATTGTTAAGGATGGGAGTTTTAAGACATTGTCTTTGCAAAGAAGTAGTGTAGAAAGCAGCAAAATGGATGTTGCTCATACGGTTGGGTCTGCATTTGCGTTGATGGGTTGCGAGGTAGAACATACAGGATCATACCCTGGTTGGGCTCCAAACCCTGACTCTACCATTCTAAAAACAATGGAGCCTATTTACAAGAAGATGTTCAACGAAGATCCAGACATTAAAGCTTGTCACGCAGGTTTGGAATGTGGGATTCTCAATGAACGATACCCTGGATTGGATATGATCTCTTTCGGTCCAACCATTAGAAATCCGCACTCTCCAGATGAAATGGTAAATATTAAATCCGTTGAGAAATTCTGGAACTTTTTACTGGAAGTCTTGAAAGAGACGCCTAAAAGGTAA
- a CDS encoding chaperone modulator CbpM, translating to MESKTLIAIEEICSGHKVERTLILTMEEYGLIEVVKEGYVESSYLPRIEKIIRFHSDLDINFEGIDVILNLLDRMDEMNEELIVLRNKLSGFEE from the coding sequence ATGGAATCAAAAACATTAATAGCAATTGAAGAGATTTGTTCAGGGCATAAAGTTGAGCGTACGCTAATTCTTACGATGGAGGAGTATGGGTTGATTGAGGTGGTGAAAGAAGGTTATGTAGAAAGTTCTTATTTACCGAGAATTGAAAAAATAATCCGCTTTCACTCAGACCTGGATATCAACTTTGAGGGAATTGATGTGATATTGAACTTGCTGGATCGAATGGATGAAATGAACGAAGAACTGATCGTGCTTAGGAATAAGCTTTCTGGATTCGAAGAATAG